In one Vampirovibrio chlorellavorus genomic region, the following are encoded:
- a CDS encoding sulfite exporter TauE/SafE family protein — MAFLIVGGLTLLISLLTLFSGFGLGTLLLPVFLVFFDPPIAIAATAIVHLANNLLKALLFARHAHAGVLLRFSVPAVLAAFGGAFLLQYLNALPPLFQYLWQAQWFQVTPIRFTIGLLMIVFASLELSPKFRALTLSRQWVPLGGALSGFFGGLTGHQGAFRSAFLIRLGLDKQAFIGTTVLAAVLVDVARIGVYGFTLTQGHQALLQTPAQWQLLLWAMACAFLGTWLGSRWLQKVTLSWMQTVVGILLVAYGLLLGAGLI; from the coding sequence TTGGCTTTCCTGATTGTGGGTGGTTTAACCCTGCTGATTTCCCTGCTCACCCTGTTTTCCGGTTTTGGGCTGGGCACCCTGCTGCTGCCGGTGTTTCTGGTGTTTTTTGATCCGCCCATCGCCATTGCCGCCACGGCCATCGTACATTTGGCCAACAACCTGCTAAAGGCCCTGTTGTTTGCCAGACACGCCCATGCCGGGGTGTTGCTGAGGTTCTCGGTGCCTGCCGTTCTGGCCGCCTTTGGAGGCGCTTTTCTGCTTCAGTACCTGAATGCGCTCCCCCCGTTGTTCCAATACCTCTGGCAAGCGCAGTGGTTTCAGGTAACGCCGATTCGGTTCACCATCGGCTTGCTGATGATTGTCTTTGCCAGTCTGGAGTTAAGCCCCAAATTCAGAGCGTTGACCCTGTCCCGGCAGTGGGTTCCCCTGGGTGGGGCGTTGTCCGGTTTTTTTGGCGGTTTGACCGGCCATCAGGGGGCGTTTCGTTCGGCCTTTTTAATTCGACTCGGTCTGGACAAGCAGGCTTTCATCGGGACAACAGTGCTGGCCGCGGTTCTGGTGGATGTGGCCCGCATTGGGGTGTATGGGTTTACCCTGACTCAGGGGCATCAGGCGCTGCTCCAGACTCCAGCCCAGTGGCAGTTGCTGCTTTGGGCCATGGCTTGCGCTTTTTTGGGCACCTGGCTGGGCAGTCGCTGGCTGCAAAAAGTGACCTTGTCCTGGATGCAGACGGTTGTGGGCATTTTACTGGTGGCTTACGGCCTGTTGCTGGGCGCAGGCCTGATTTAA